One genomic segment of Fervidobacterium pennivorans includes these proteins:
- a CDS encoding HD domain-containing phosphohydrolase produces the protein MSNLNKEKLVEAPTWLCGYKYNGHLVGRVSKNKVVVEDIEFYVLGNYSQNFLKRLAEMIEHGVKINPASLRDQVVYIAAKLNSNLRLNELLKDIQQEICTIINAEAASILMYEADHLRFLVTVGKASGKIESIPVPMESIAGKIFLEGKALVFNDLETNPVHFKGVDKVAKFKTKNIVGSPIWVEDEKIGVIEVLNKDGGFSEEDAETVELFAKLIGRKLLSAWRYEKFSESFKKILLAIATAIDKRDNYTHQHSKNVARISVEIGKRMGLSQQELEKLEFSAILHDVGKIGIPDSILLKPGKLTDEEYKIIKNHTVYGAEILAQVKYVDEDILKGALEHHEKLDGSGYPYGKKGEEISLFGKIIGIADVFDALSSKRTYKEAWDFGEVLKIIEADVEKGKFSKEVFEKLLESVKELSEN, from the coding sequence TTGTCTAATCTTAATAAAGAAAAACTTGTAGAAGCTCCAACTTGGCTTTGTGGGTATAAGTACAACGGACATTTAGTAGGAAGGGTATCTAAAAACAAAGTGGTTGTCGAAGATATAGAATTCTATGTGCTTGGCAATTACTCTCAAAACTTTTTAAAAAGGCTTGCAGAGATGATTGAACATGGTGTAAAGATTAACCCTGCGAGCTTGCGTGACCAAGTTGTGTACATCGCAGCTAAACTAAACAGCAACCTGAGGTTGAACGAGCTTTTAAAAGATATCCAGCAGGAAATATGCACTATAATCAACGCTGAAGCCGCTTCTATTCTTATGTACGAGGCTGACCATCTGCGGTTTCTTGTGACCGTTGGGAAAGCGAGCGGTAAGATTGAAAGTATACCTGTTCCTATGGAATCGATCGCAGGGAAGATTTTTCTAGAAGGAAAAGCTCTTGTTTTTAACGACTTGGAAACAAATCCCGTTCATTTTAAGGGCGTCGATAAAGTGGCAAAATTTAAAACAAAAAACATAGTTGGTTCACCCATCTGGGTAGAGGATGAAAAGATAGGTGTTATAGAGGTGCTAAACAAAGATGGTGGTTTTTCCGAGGAAGACGCTGAAACGGTAGAGCTTTTCGCCAAGTTGATTGGACGAAAACTTCTTAGCGCATGGAGATATGAAAAGTTTTCTGAATCATTTAAGAAGATCCTCTTAGCAATAGCAACTGCGATAGATAAGCGTGATAATTACACACACCAACATTCGAAAAACGTAGCGAGGATATCTGTGGAAATTGGTAAAAGAATGGGACTTAGCCAACAAGAATTAGAAAAGCTTGAATTCTCGGCTATACTACACGATGTTGGAAAGATAGGCATCCCTGATAGCATATTACTGAAACCAGGGAAACTTACTGATGAGGAGTACAAAATAATAAAAAACCACACGGTTTACGGTGCAGAAATATTAGCTCAAGTCAAATACGTTGACGAAGACATACTCAAAGGCGCTTTAGAACATCATGAAAAGCTCGACGGAAGTGGATACCCTTATGGAAAAAAAGGCGAAGAGATATCCTTATTCGGAAAGATTATTGGTATCGCAGATGTATTCGATGCACTCTCATCCAAAAGAACGTATAAAGAAGCCTGGGACTTCGGAGAAGTTCTGAAAATAATTGAAGCCGACGTGGAAAAAGGAAAATTTTCAAAAGAAGTTTTTGAAAAATTACTTGAGAGTGTTAAAGAGCTCAGCGAGAATTAA
- a CDS encoding ABC transporter permease, with protein MRVLTAILSIFVNPQFYKIALTAATPLIFASLGGVFSEITGVVNIALEGIILMGAFTSVVFTYLTGNVWFGVLMAIVSGILLALLHAWGSIKWAGNQVVLGTAIILLSQGLTGFLMEPIFGQPGQTDFVGKVDEITIPGLVDIPFLGQVIGEISPFVYIAFGCVAFGWWLIYKTKLGLRMRSVGENPEAADTLGVNVYAIRYFGVIMSGVFASLAGAYLSVGEIGQFKELMSGGRGFIGLAAMIIGKWNPVGAMLASLFFGLFGAFSNQLQSLQEITVAANVKSLFDTIPFVLTIIVVAGFVGKSRPPAADGVPYEKSE; from the coding sequence ATGAGAGTTTTAACAGCTATACTTTCGATATTTGTGAACCCACAATTTTACAAAATAGCTCTCACGGCGGCAACACCTTTGATTTTTGCATCCCTTGGTGGGGTGTTCAGTGAAATTACAGGCGTAGTCAACATTGCACTCGAAGGCATTATACTTATGGGTGCGTTTACGTCTGTTGTATTCACTTATTTGACAGGAAACGTGTGGTTTGGAGTCTTGATGGCGATTGTCAGCGGTATATTGCTTGCATTATTGCATGCATGGGGCAGTATAAAATGGGCAGGAAACCAGGTAGTTTTGGGAACGGCTATAATATTACTTTCTCAAGGCTTAACGGGTTTTCTAATGGAACCCATCTTTGGTCAGCCAGGTCAGACAGATTTTGTTGGAAAGGTGGACGAAATTACCATTCCCGGACTTGTAGATATTCCATTTTTAGGACAAGTGATTGGTGAAATCAGCCCGTTTGTCTATATAGCATTTGGTTGTGTTGCTTTCGGTTGGTGGCTGATTTACAAAACTAAACTTGGTTTGAGGATGCGTTCGGTTGGTGAAAATCCCGAAGCTGCGGATACACTTGGAGTTAATGTTTATGCGATAAGATACTTTGGAGTTATAATGAGCGGAGTCTTTGCTTCACTTGCGGGTGCTTACCTAAGCGTTGGCGAAATTGGTCAATTCAAGGAGCTTATGTCTGGCGGAAGAGGTTTTATAGGTTTGGCTGCTATGATTATCGGAAAATGGAATCCTGTTGGAGCGATGCTTGCCAGCTTATTCTTTGGCTTGTTTGGTGCGTTCTCAAACCAGCTCCAAAGTTTGCAAGAGATAACTGTCGCAGCTAATGTTAAGTCACTTTTCGATACTATTCCGTTTGTTTTGACAATAATTGTTGTTGCTGGATTTGTTGGTAAATCAAGACCACCTGCTGCAGATGGTGTGCCATACGAAAAAAGCGAGTAA
- a CDS encoding ABC transporter ATP-binding protein → MIEITKRFPGVLANDRVTLRIKKGEIHAIVGENGAGKSTLMNQLYGLYHPDSGEIRIFGQKKVFTGPRDAIRAGIGMVHQHFMLVNTLTVAENVVLGNEPVKGVNFDIRKARQEVKELSEKYGLYVDVDAKIEDIPVGMQQRVEIIKTLYRGANIIILDEPTAVLTPQEVEELFEIMRNLQKSGKTILFISHKLNEVMEISDRITVMRGGRVTAELITKETNEREIARAMVGRDVVLKLDKAPHTPKEVVFEVKDLWVKDNRHLDAVKGVSFQVRKGEIVGIAGVAGNGQTELVEAITGLRKAEKGQVLFEGIDVTNKHPRVLREMGMTHIAEDRLKHALIKQFPAYYNVILGRHYKRPFANGAFLNHQEIKRYTAELMEEFDVRPRIIEHLGGNFSGGNQQKLVVGREIKAGPKFMVVAQPTRGLDVGAIEFIHRQILRMREQDVGILLISMELEEIFSLSDRILVMYEGQIMGEVRPEETTVEEVGLMMAGKRLEEIRGGKR, encoded by the coding sequence ATGATAGAGATTACAAAGAGGTTTCCTGGTGTTCTTGCAAATGATAGAGTGACGTTAAGAATCAAAAAAGGCGAAATCCATGCAATAGTTGGGGAAAACGGTGCTGGGAAGAGTACGTTGATGAACCAACTTTACGGTCTCTATCATCCAGATAGCGGGGAGATACGCATCTTCGGTCAAAAAAAGGTCTTTACAGGTCCAAGGGATGCAATAAGAGCCGGTATTGGAATGGTTCACCAGCACTTCATGCTTGTGAATACATTGACTGTAGCTGAGAACGTTGTGCTTGGTAACGAACCTGTGAAAGGTGTTAATTTTGACATAAGGAAGGCAAGGCAAGAAGTAAAGGAACTGTCCGAAAAGTATGGTTTATACGTTGATGTCGATGCAAAAATCGAGGACATACCTGTAGGAATGCAGCAACGCGTGGAGATAATAAAGACACTTTACAGGGGTGCCAATATAATTATTTTAGACGAACCAACGGCTGTTCTAACCCCTCAAGAGGTTGAAGAACTATTCGAAATTATGAGAAACCTCCAAAAGAGTGGAAAAACTATACTTTTTATTTCTCACAAACTCAACGAAGTTATGGAAATCAGTGACAGGATAACAGTTATGCGCGGTGGAAGGGTAACTGCTGAGCTTATTACGAAAGAAACGAACGAACGTGAAATAGCGCGTGCAATGGTTGGTAGGGATGTTGTATTGAAACTCGATAAAGCACCGCATACGCCAAAGGAAGTTGTATTTGAAGTCAAAGACCTTTGGGTAAAAGATAATAGGCATCTTGATGCTGTAAAAGGAGTTTCTTTCCAGGTGAGAAAGGGAGAGATAGTGGGTATTGCTGGTGTTGCAGGAAACGGGCAAACGGAATTAGTTGAGGCAATCACCGGTTTGAGAAAAGCAGAAAAAGGGCAGGTACTATTTGAAGGAATAGATGTGACAAATAAACATCCTAGGGTATTGCGAGAGATGGGGATGACGCATATAGCGGAGGACAGATTGAAGCATGCTTTAATAAAACAATTTCCTGCCTATTACAATGTAATCCTCGGTAGACATTACAAACGTCCGTTTGCGAATGGTGCATTCCTGAATCACCAAGAGATAAAGAGATACACAGCGGAATTGATGGAAGAGTTCGACGTAAGACCGAGGATAATAGAACACTTAGGCGGTAATTTCTCTGGTGGTAACCAACAGAAGCTAGTTGTTGGAAGGGAAATAAAAGCTGGTCCAAAATTTATGGTTGTCGCCCAACCAACAAGGGGTTTGGACGTTGGTGCAATTGAATTTATCCATAGGCAAATTCTGAGGATGAGAGAGCAAGACGTGGGTATACTTTTGATATCGATGGAATTAGAAGAGATATTCTCACTGAGCGATAGGATATTGGTTATGTACGAGGGTCAGATAATGGGAGAAGTGAGACCAGAAGAAACGACAGTTGAGGAAGTTGGGTTGATGATGGCAGGTAAAAGACTAGAAGAAATTCGAGGTGGTAAGAGATGA
- a CDS encoding FecR family protein, which yields MKRSFKLLILTILTVFAISVFAELKVTLQSDTVVIGGKLPITVEVTGKDGKDAQFTLKAKLNFGGFDKPEVLTKGLTGNGKLVLNYLAPKKAGEVKITFTAETTDKSIFTQEVSIKVTEKDESEFSEQLNAQIDSFRGSVAIKKFNKKTWESITKNTVIQEGDEVLTLEKSYVVIKFPDGSMTKITENTQVLFEKLRVSKEGKILVSIVIQKGGTYNIVQKMMAGSSFEVKAGSVTAGVRGTEFGVENIDDKPVIKVWSGEVFAFFGNDFVLPVTAGQTLIYQLGTELVQDISQLFDSTTLEPLKELMPEVEKMFEETPEKPEKQEEKPSTTREGQQPQPQPELQPKAYIPPLGVETAIKDNQKYIVYSISPEFTIGPVTLGIGLTAYATEVGGTLYYGIPSENPSTDIINMITINHVALNLGNLYLRYGNMPPISLGMGFSVRDYFKPYAKSFDTKISFGSFALFLHIPYELTKLWIPEIVQSDSVIAGEVEVKSAVFGMDLGIAALYDTKVTNENTKPTVDDTPINLSLSTFLRYPLLNNFYLGLEVGSQWLADMSKFGIGAFAGLSGKIGIADIIIGGYGTWNGFRPFHFGRIYTVQKLKNELPTLDNVETSFGFLAGLSFYHDIATGRFYIYGDFSGDMDALGEFRITIPQIGAVAGLFIYGYYFDQTPFSNGEFFDSDTISFLRITYPIMERNLVAGIVYNWDGTKWVQSVYIGSEISW from the coding sequence ATGAAGAGAAGTTTCAAGTTGCTAATTTTAACAATTCTTACAGTTTTTGCTATTTCAGTCTTCGCGGAACTAAAAGTCACTTTGCAAAGTGATACTGTTGTTATCGGAGGAAAGTTACCGATTACCGTAGAAGTAACCGGAAAAGATGGAAAAGATGCTCAATTCACTTTGAAAGCCAAACTCAACTTCGGTGGATTCGACAAACCGGAAGTATTGACAAAAGGGCTAACCGGAAACGGGAAGTTAGTCTTAAACTATTTGGCTCCAAAGAAAGCGGGTGAAGTAAAAATAACGTTTACAGCCGAGACAACGGACAAGAGCATATTTACTCAAGAAGTTTCTATAAAAGTAACGGAAAAAGATGAGAGTGAATTCTCAGAACAGTTGAATGCTCAGATTGATTCGTTCAGAGGGAGTGTCGCAATAAAGAAATTTAACAAGAAAACTTGGGAATCGATAACGAAAAACACAGTAATTCAAGAAGGTGACGAGGTTCTTACTCTTGAAAAATCTTACGTAGTTATAAAATTCCCAGATGGTTCCATGACAAAGATAACCGAGAACACACAAGTTCTTTTTGAAAAACTCAGAGTATCAAAAGAAGGAAAGATTCTAGTATCTATAGTTATCCAAAAGGGTGGAACGTACAACATCGTTCAAAAGATGATGGCTGGTTCCTCTTTCGAAGTTAAGGCAGGTAGTGTCACAGCTGGCGTGAGAGGAACAGAATTTGGCGTTGAAAATATCGATGATAAACCCGTTATAAAGGTTTGGAGTGGAGAGGTATTTGCCTTCTTTGGAAATGACTTTGTGCTTCCGGTAACGGCAGGTCAAACACTCATCTACCAGCTTGGAACTGAACTTGTTCAAGATATTTCTCAGCTTTTTGATTCGACTACCTTAGAACCTCTTAAAGAGTTAATGCCTGAAGTAGAAAAAATGTTCGAAGAAACCCCCGAAAAACCAGAAAAGCAAGAAGAAAAACCTTCGACAACTAGAGAAGGGCAGCAACCTCAGCCACAACCCGAACTGCAACCAAAGGCATACATACCACCTCTGGGCGTTGAAACAGCAATCAAAGATAACCAAAAATATATCGTCTACAGCATTTCTCCAGAATTTACGATAGGTCCCGTCACATTGGGCATAGGACTAACCGCTTACGCTACTGAAGTTGGTGGAACCTTGTACTATGGTATACCCTCTGAGAATCCAAGCACAGATATAATAAACATGATAACAATCAACCACGTTGCCTTGAATCTTGGAAATTTATATTTGAGATACGGAAATATGCCTCCGATTTCATTAGGTATGGGCTTTTCCGTTAGGGACTATTTCAAACCATACGCTAAGTCTTTTGATACCAAAATATCCTTTGGTAGTTTTGCCCTCTTTTTGCATATTCCATACGAGCTTACAAAATTGTGGATACCGGAAATTGTTCAGTCAGACTCTGTGATTGCAGGAGAAGTGGAAGTGAAATCAGCAGTTTTTGGTATGGATTTGGGAATTGCCGCACTGTATGATACTAAAGTTACCAACGAAAATACGAAACCTACGGTTGACGATACGCCAATAAATCTTTCATTGTCAACATTTCTGAGATACCCATTACTCAACAACTTCTACCTTGGTCTTGAAGTTGGTTCGCAATGGTTAGCTGATATGTCTAAGTTCGGTATTGGTGCGTTCGCTGGTTTGAGTGGAAAGATAGGAATAGCAGATATCATTATCGGCGGCTATGGTACCTGGAATGGTTTTAGACCCTTCCACTTTGGCAGGATTTACACTGTTCAAAAACTCAAAAATGAACTACCAACACTGGATAATGTTGAAACCTCGTTTGGTTTCTTGGCAGGTTTGAGTTTCTACCACGATATCGCTACTGGTAGATTCTATATTTATGGTGACTTCAGTGGAGACATGGACGCACTTGGTGAGTTTAGAATAACAATACCACAGATAGGGGCCGTGGCAGGTCTATTTATCTACGGATATTATTTCGACCAAACACCATTTTCAAACGGCGAGTTCTTTGATAGCGATACTATATCGTTCTTGAGAATTACATACCCAATTATGGAGCGTAACCTTGTTGCAGGTATTGTGTACAATTGGGATGGTACAAAATGGGTGCAGAGTGTCTATATCGGTAGTGAGATTAGCTGGTAA
- a CDS encoding secondary thiamine-phosphate synthase enzyme YjbQ — MLRKFSVRTSKRVEFVDITAKVKTLVMESGVKEGVVVVYVPHTTCGITINEHADPSVVEDIINQLSNLVPTNGGYHHLEGNSDAHIKASIVGSSVTVIVNNGNLLLGTWQGIFLCEFDGPRTREVVVKVVEG; from the coding sequence GTGCTTCGCAAGTTTTCTGTGAGAACTTCAAAAAGGGTTGAATTTGTTGATATAACTGCCAAAGTTAAAACATTAGTAATGGAAAGCGGTGTAAAGGAAGGTGTTGTAGTTGTTTATGTACCTCATACAACTTGTGGGATAACTATAAACGAGCATGCGGATCCATCTGTTGTCGAAGATATCATCAACCAGCTATCCAACTTAGTTCCCACAAACGGAGGATACCATCATTTGGAAGGAAATTCGGATGCCCATATTAAGGCTTCAATCGTGGGTAGTAGTGTGACGGTAATTGTGAACAATGGAAACCTTTTGTTAGGGACATGGCAAGGTATTTTCCTGTGTGAATTTGATGGTCCGAGAACACGTGAGGTTGTTGTCAAAGTTGTTGAAGGATGA
- a CDS encoding HU family DNA-binding protein: MNKKELVNAVAEKTQLRKKDVKLVIDTLFETIAAALEKGEKVQLVDFGTFEVKKMEGRTGVNPRTKAKIKIPARKVPKFRPGKVLKTRVNK, translated from the coding sequence ATGAACAAAAAAGAACTTGTCAACGCGGTAGCTGAAAAAACACAACTCAGGAAAAAAGACGTAAAACTCGTTATTGACACACTCTTTGAAACGATAGCAGCAGCTCTTGAAAAAGGCGAAAAAGTTCAGCTTGTCGACTTTGGTACATTTGAAGTTAAGAAGATGGAAGGCAGAACAGGCGTCAACCCAAGAACAAAAGCGAAGATTAAGATTCCTGCAAGAAAAGTTCCAAAATTCAGACCTGGAAAAGTTCTCAAGACAAGAGTCAACAAATAA
- the dnaA gene encoding chromosomal replication initiator protein DnaA, with product MKEKILSTLKEKVSRQQWEHWFIDFYVKRVEGTHVVFEVGNLFLKGYIEKKFDKVIRKTISEVVGQGATYEIVYAQVVNPENFEDEVPDNVALVRKKPILITPLNPKYRFDNFVVDEFNQFVYNLLLEAAKKPGTYNPIFIYSEAGMGKTHLVQAYGNYLLSQNPDLRFAYLTSESFMNELITKLKSGNMEEFRERYRKKIDVLVIDDIQFLAGKKGVQIELFHTFNALYEAGKQIIVCSDRSPKELKDFQDRVISRFQMGVVAQIKTPSQEAMYKIAKKVVDDERADIDDDVLRYVATHIKGSIRILKGAVIKLIAYKSMYGELDISVVKSILRDVLTEDVNTGSNGDIIEIIAKMFKTTKDDILSGSRDRNTSLARQVCMYFMVKKYGLSTRKVGEIFNKTHPSVINSVKVVEEKMKNEKDFELLLKTVEKELQKSVGKAYS from the coding sequence ATCAAGGAAAAGATTTTGTCCACACTTAAGGAGAAGGTCAGCCGACAACAATGGGAACACTGGTTTATAGACTTCTATGTTAAACGTGTAGAAGGAACCCACGTTGTCTTTGAAGTGGGTAACCTCTTTCTTAAAGGTTACATCGAAAAGAAGTTTGATAAGGTTATTAGAAAAACCATTAGTGAAGTTGTTGGTCAGGGAGCAACTTATGAAATTGTTTACGCCCAGGTTGTCAATCCTGAGAATTTCGAAGATGAGGTTCCAGACAACGTTGCGTTGGTTAGGAAAAAGCCTATTTTAATAACCCCACTCAATCCCAAGTACAGGTTCGACAATTTTGTGGTTGACGAGTTCAACCAATTTGTTTACAACTTACTTCTTGAAGCAGCAAAAAAACCAGGCACTTACAATCCGATATTTATCTACAGCGAAGCTGGTATGGGAAAAACTCATTTAGTTCAAGCTTATGGCAATTATCTACTATCTCAAAACCCCGACCTGAGGTTTGCTTACTTGACTAGTGAGAGTTTCATGAACGAGCTCATTACAAAACTAAAATCTGGTAATATGGAGGAATTTCGCGAAAGGTACAGAAAGAAAATCGATGTCCTTGTAATTGACGATATCCAGTTTTTAGCAGGAAAAAAGGGAGTCCAGATAGAACTTTTCCATACCTTCAATGCACTTTACGAAGCTGGAAAACAAATTATCGTATGTTCCGACAGGTCGCCAAAAGAACTTAAAGATTTCCAAGATAGGGTCATTTCAAGGTTCCAAATGGGCGTCGTTGCTCAAATTAAGACACCTTCCCAAGAAGCGATGTACAAAATAGCAAAAAAAGTTGTTGATGATGAGAGGGCGGATATCGACGATGACGTGTTGCGATACGTTGCTACACATATTAAGGGAAGTATAAGAATTTTGAAAGGTGCCGTTATAAAATTAATCGCTTACAAAAGTATGTATGGAGAGTTAGACATTTCAGTTGTAAAATCCATACTGCGGGACGTACTTACTGAAGATGTTAACACAGGCTCAAATGGAGATATCATAGAAATTATTGCTAAGATGTTTAAAACAACGAAAGATGATATTCTTTCAGGTTCAAGGGACAGAAACACCTCCCTGGCACGACAGGTATGTATGTACTTTATGGTTAAAAAATACGGCTTATCAACAAGGAAAGTCGGCGAGATATTTAACAAGACACATCCGTCGGTGATAAATTCCGTTAAAGTTGTTGAAGAAAAAATGAAGAATGAAAAGGATTTTGAATTACTCTTGAAAACTGTGGAAAAGGAACTTCAAAAAAGTGTTGGAAAAGCTTATTCATAA
- a CDS encoding ABC transporter permease, translating into MKKLLESIAVPVLAVLIALLISGFIILAIGKNPIKAYGVLLHGAFGSKQAIIDTLIKTTPLILTGLAVGFGFRAGVFNIGAEGQMAMGALMAATFASNFGGLPPAVAIPLTMLIGMGAGAGWAAIAGFLKAKTGAHEVVTTIMLNWITTYVASFMVTGPLATGSGTPKSPEIAQSAQLPILMRVGAMELSAGILISIAAAVFMYVFLNKTTTGYEIKAVGFNPYAAEYGGISVAKNVVLAMAISGALAGLAGVTELMGVHHRFLGELSGGKGFDGISIALIGQNNPIGIIFAALLIGALRTGSNEMQFMGVSKYIVIIVQGIVIFLVAADRIVKAIYARKKVKE; encoded by the coding sequence ATGAAGAAGTTGTTAGAAAGTATTGCGGTTCCTGTTCTTGCTGTATTGATTGCCCTGTTGATTTCTGGATTTATCATTCTTGCTATTGGAAAGAACCCGATAAAGGCTTACGGTGTTCTATTACACGGTGCTTTTGGTAGTAAGCAAGCGATAATTGATACTCTTATAAAGACAACCCCTCTGATTTTAACAGGTCTGGCTGTTGGGTTTGGATTTAGAGCAGGTGTGTTCAATATAGGTGCCGAAGGTCAAATGGCAATGGGCGCTTTGATGGCTGCCACATTTGCTAGTAATTTTGGAGGATTACCACCTGCTGTAGCAATTCCACTTACAATGTTAATTGGTATGGGTGCAGGTGCTGGATGGGCTGCTATAGCTGGATTTTTGAAAGCAAAGACCGGAGCACACGAGGTTGTTACAACAATAATGTTGAACTGGATAACAACTTACGTAGCTTCATTCATGGTAACAGGACCTCTCGCAACGGGCTCAGGAACACCGAAGAGTCCTGAAATTGCGCAGTCAGCACAACTCCCCATTTTAATGAGAGTTGGTGCAATGGAATTGAGCGCTGGAATACTTATCTCTATAGCGGCTGCCGTATTTATGTATGTTTTTCTCAATAAGACAACAACGGGATATGAAATAAAGGCGGTAGGTTTCAATCCGTATGCTGCGGAATACGGTGGAATAAGTGTGGCGAAAAACGTGGTGCTTGCAATGGCAATCAGCGGTGCACTTGCGGGGCTTGCAGGTGTTACCGAGCTTATGGGCGTTCATCATAGGTTCTTGGGAGAGCTGTCTGGCGGTAAAGGTTTCGATGGTATTAGTATTGCACTCATAGGACAAAATAATCCGATAGGTATCATCTTCGCAGCACTCTTGATAGGTGCACTGAGAACTGGCAGTAATGAGATGCAGTTCATGGGTGTTTCAAAATATATTGTCATCATCGTTCAAGGTATTGTTATCTTCTTAGTAGCAGCGGACAGAATCGTTAAGGCAATATACGCGAGAAAGAAGGTGAAAGAATGA
- a CDS encoding BMP family lipoprotein encodes MRKFFVFALLAVLLTLGFSFKAIMVTDTGGLGDKSFNDGTWAGVQRAAQELKVEAKVIMSQEQSDYIPNLTKAAEEVMKEKDGGIVFAVGFMMTDALMKVAQQYPTVYFAGIDIAFDKELPNVINFLFKEQESAFLVGYIAAAMTRTGKVGFVGGIPIPPVERFRYGYEAGIKAYQDLKGKKVTVLRGYTNEFSDPKKGKDLANSQFSQGADIIFAAAGACGNGVIEAAKERSEKLAGKGYENIKKYALSGKPLYYAIGVDVDQDYMAPGVVLTSAMKGVDMAGYYGVKWAFTGQFKGGIKNLGLKENGVRISELKYTKEIIDKLAPGVLKELDYLKQLVIEGKIVIPDSEDALKAFTVKGVKLPK; translated from the coding sequence ATGAGGAAGTTCTTCGTATTTGCACTTCTTGCGGTTCTTTTAACATTGGGATTCTCATTCAAAGCCATCATGGTCACTGACACTGGTGGACTTGGCGACAAGTCGTTCAACGATGGAACATGGGCAGGTGTACAAAGAGCGGCTCAAGAACTCAAAGTAGAAGCTAAAGTTATCATGTCACAAGAACAGTCAGACTACATTCCTAACCTTACAAAAGCAGCTGAAGAAGTTATGAAAGAAAAAGACGGCGGAATTGTTTTCGCAGTTGGTTTCATGATGACCGATGCTCTCATGAAAGTTGCTCAGCAGTATCCGACAGTTTACTTCGCTGGTATAGATATTGCTTTTGACAAGGAACTTCCAAACGTTATTAACTTTTTGTTCAAAGAACAGGAATCTGCATTTTTGGTTGGTTACATAGCAGCTGCTATGACAAGAACAGGAAAAGTTGGGTTTGTCGGTGGTATTCCAATACCTCCAGTTGAAAGATTCAGATATGGTTATGAAGCAGGTATAAAGGCTTACCAAGATCTCAAAGGAAAGAAGGTTACAGTTTTAAGAGGATACACAAACGAATTCAGCGACCCAAAGAAGGGTAAAGACCTTGCAAATTCACAATTCTCACAGGGTGCAGACATTATCTTTGCAGCAGCTGGTGCTTGCGGTAACGGAGTTATTGAGGCAGCAAAAGAAAGATCAGAAAAGCTCGCAGGTAAAGGATACGAAAACATTAAGAAATACGCACTTTCTGGAAAACCACTTTACTATGCGATCGGTGTTGACGTTGACCAAGACTACATGGCACCTGGTGTTGTCCTTACAAGTGCAATGAAAGGTGTCGATATGGCAGGGTACTACGGAGTCAAGTGGGCATTCACAGGACAATTCAAGGGCGGAATTAAAAACCTCGGTCTTAAAGAAAATGGTGTTAGAATATCTGAACTGAAATACACAAAAGAAATCATCGACAAGCTTGCTCCAGGCGTTCTTAAAGAACTTGATTATCTTAAACAACTTGTCATCGAGGGTAAAATTGTTATTCCAGATTCGGAAGATGCACTCAAGGCATTTACAGTTAAGGGTGTAAAACTTCCAAAGTAA
- a CDS encoding ferredoxin, which yields MKVRVDEATCIGCGVCENLCPDVFKLGDDMKAKVLLPETDLSCAKDAADSCPTAAITVEE from the coding sequence ATGAAGGTTAGAGTAGATGAAGCAACATGCATCGGATGCGGTGTATGTGAAAACCTTTGTCCAGACGTATTCAAACTTGGCGATGACATGAAGGCAAAGGTTTTGCTACCAGAAACAGACCTTTCCTGCGCAAAGGATGCTGCTGATAGCTGTCCGACAGCTGCTATCACTGTCGAAGAGTAA